From a region of the Bradyrhizobium manausense genome:
- a CDS encoding Gfo/Idh/MocA family protein: MQKLTELPILRVGLIGSGFIAAFHLQSMLGVRNVSVGGVYSRSAERRARIGDKARSLGLGQAREFDSIEAMAMSGEVDALWLLTPNDTRLDIMREIHRVTKAGAPLRAVACEKPLARTLAEAREMRRLAEDAGLLHGYLENQIFSTAVMRGKDIIWRRAVPGSGRPYLARAAEEHSGPHEPWFWEGEKQGGGVLSDMMCHSVEVARFMLTAPGAKRDSLRLVSASATTANLKWTRPRYAADLKARMGVDFAKRPVEDFARGILTMEDVEGHQLMIEATTSWAYVGAGLRIQLELLGPEYSMEFSSLSTGLKVFLSRTLTGSEGEDLVEKQNAEQGLMPVIEDEAGIYGYTDENRHMVEAFRLGTSPSETFDDGVGVMEMLMGLYRSAELGQTVHFPDPELEQYVPLVAR, from the coding sequence ATGCAGAAGCTCACCGAACTTCCGATACTGCGTGTCGGGCTCATCGGCAGCGGCTTTATCGCCGCGTTCCATCTGCAGTCCATGCTCGGCGTACGCAATGTCAGCGTCGGCGGCGTGTACAGCCGCTCTGCTGAGCGTCGTGCGCGGATCGGGGACAAGGCGCGCAGTCTCGGCCTTGGACAGGCGCGCGAGTTCGACAGCATCGAGGCCATGGCCATGTCCGGCGAGGTCGATGCGCTCTGGCTGCTGACGCCGAACGACACGCGTCTCGACATCATGCGCGAGATTCACCGCGTGACCAAGGCTGGAGCTCCCCTGCGTGCCGTTGCTTGCGAAAAGCCGTTGGCTCGGACCCTTGCCGAAGCGCGGGAAATGCGCAGGCTTGCCGAGGATGCGGGCCTGCTCCACGGCTATCTGGAGAACCAGATATTTTCGACTGCGGTGATGCGCGGCAAGGACATCATCTGGCGGCGGGCCGTGCCCGGGAGCGGTCGCCCCTATCTTGCTCGCGCGGCGGAGGAGCATTCCGGACCCCACGAGCCGTGGTTCTGGGAGGGCGAAAAGCAGGGAGGCGGCGTGCTGTCCGACATGATGTGCCATTCGGTCGAGGTCGCACGCTTCATGCTGACCGCGCCTGGTGCAAAGCGCGATTCGTTGCGGCTGGTCAGCGCCAGTGCCACGACGGCCAATCTCAAATGGACGCGGCCTCGTTATGCCGCCGACCTCAAGGCGCGAATGGGCGTCGACTTTGCCAAGCGTCCCGTCGAGGACTTCGCGCGCGGCATCCTCACGATGGAAGATGTCGAGGGGCATCAACTGATGATCGAGGCGACGACATCGTGGGCTTACGTTGGGGCGGGGCTGCGTATCCAGCTCGAATTGCTTGGTCCCGAATATTCGATGGAGTTCTCGTCGCTTTCGACCGGGCTCAAGGTCTTCCTGTCACGCACGCTCACCGGCTCGGAGGGCGAGGATCTGGTCGAGAAGCAGAACGCCGAACAGGGCCTGATGCCCGTGATCGAGGATGAAGCCGGCATCTACGGTTACACGGACGAAAACCGTCATATGGTCGAAGCGTTCAGGCTTGGTACGAGCCCCAGTGAGACCTTTGATGATGGAGTAGGGGTCATGGAAATGCTCATGGGACTCTATCGCTCTGCGGAGCTCGGCCAAACCGTGCACTTCCCGGATCCTGAGCTCGAACAATACGTCCCGCTGGTGGCGCGATGA
- a CDS encoding DUF6894 family protein, which yields MARYFFDLLEGDLLAVDEEGLELSSLRAVQAEAAKSLADMARDAVHSFPPATGRQNMAIEVRDAAGPVMQVKFTFEVENLRS from the coding sequence ATGGCACGCTATTTCTTCGATCTGCTCGAGGGCGATCTCCTCGCCGTCGACGAGGAGGGCCTGGAGCTTTCCAGCCTCCGCGCGGTGCAGGCCGAGGCTGCCAAGTCGCTCGCCGACATGGCACGGGATGCGGTGCACAGCTTTCCGCCCGCGACGGGCCGCCAGAACATGGCGATCGAGGTCCGCGACGCAGCGGGGCCCGTGATGCAGGTCAAGTTCACCTTCGAGGTCGAAAACCTCAGGTCCTAG
- a CDS encoding FAD-dependent monooxygenase: protein MPVLLPTSRPRARTSPTRAEKPADHAVLIAGGGPTGLMLAAELALAKADVAIVERRASQDLTGTRAGGLHARSIEILDQRGVADRFLREGTITQLAGFAWTRLDIRDLPTRHPYGLALRQGHIERILADWVAELGVPFYRNSEVSDVVQGDTCVDVTLAGGKRLRADYLVGCDGGRSLVRKMAGIDFAGSEPTLSNLMADVEMREAPEWGLRHDALGFHGLSKTESGRVLVVMTEATLGRRGEATLRDLSAALIAVYGTDFAVHSPSWISRFTDAARQAVAYRRGRVLLAGDAAHIHHSVGGQGLNTGLQDAVNLGWKLAQAVHRQSPDSLLDTYHAERHPVAARVLRNTRAQIALLRRNDDGRKAAREVVSELLAMDEPRKRYGAMMSGLDIHYDLGQGHPLLGRRMPDLALTVEGRPMQLFTLLHDARGVLLDFGGLDVPDIPDTALWAGRVTRVDARYGGAWALPAIGAIDAPAAVLVRPDGHVAWVSDGSEGGLAEALTRWFGAAR, encoded by the coding sequence ATGCCGGTCCTGCTTCCGACGTCACGCCCGCGCGCCCGCACCTCGCCGACCCGCGCCGAGAAGCCGGCCGACCATGCCGTGTTGATCGCCGGCGGCGGGCCGACCGGATTGATGCTGGCGGCGGAGCTGGCGCTCGCAAAAGCCGATGTCGCCATCGTCGAGCGCCGCGCCAGCCAGGATCTCACCGGCACGCGCGCCGGAGGCCTGCACGCGCGCAGCATCGAGATCCTCGATCAGCGCGGCGTTGCGGATCGCTTCCTGCGCGAAGGGACAATCACCCAGCTCGCGGGCTTTGCCTGGACGCGGCTCGACATCCGCGACCTGCCCACGCGGCACCCTTACGGGCTTGCGCTGCGGCAGGGCCACATCGAACGCATTTTGGCCGATTGGGTCGCCGAGCTCGGCGTCCCCTTCTATCGCAACAGCGAGGTGAGCGATGTCGTGCAGGGCGACACTTGCGTCGACGTGACGCTCGCGGGCGGCAAGAGGTTGCGCGCAGATTATCTGGTCGGCTGTGACGGCGGGCGCAGCCTGGTGCGCAAGATGGCCGGCATCGATTTTGCCGGCTCCGAGCCGACGCTGAGCAACCTCATGGCAGACGTCGAGATGCGCGAGGCGCCGGAATGGGGCCTGCGTCACGACGCACTCGGCTTTCACGGCCTCAGCAAGACCGAGAGCGGGCGCGTGCTGGTGGTGATGACGGAAGCGACGCTGGGACGGCGCGGCGAAGCGACCCTGCGCGATCTCAGCGCGGCGCTGATCGCCGTGTACGGCACCGATTTCGCCGTCCACAGCCCATCCTGGATCTCCCGCTTCACCGATGCGGCACGGCAGGCGGTGGCGTATCGCCGGGGACGCGTGCTGCTCGCCGGCGACGCCGCGCATATCCATCACTCCGTCGGCGGACAGGGCCTCAACACCGGCCTGCAGGATGCCGTCAATCTCGGCTGGAAGCTGGCGCAGGCGGTCCATCGCCAGTCGCCCGACAGCCTGCTCGACACCTACCATGCCGAACGCCACCCTGTGGCCGCGCGCGTGTTGCGCAACACCAGGGCGCAGATCGCCCTGCTCCGCCGCAATGACGACGGCCGCAAGGCCGCGCGCGAGGTCGTGTCCGAGCTGCTGGCGATGGACGAGCCGCGCAAGCGCTATGGCGCGATGATGAGCGGGCTCGACATCCACTATGATCTCGGCCAAGGGCATCCGCTGCTCGGCCGCCGCATGCCGGATCTCGCCTTGACCGTCGAGGGCCGCCCCATGCAGCTGTTCACGCTGCTGCACGATGCGCGCGGCGTGCTGCTCGATTTCGGCGGGCTCGACGTGCCGGACATCCCGGACACCGCGCTTTGGGCCGGTCGCGTCACGCGCGTCGATGCCCGCTATGGGGGCGCATGGGCGCTTCCGGCCATCGGCGCGATCGACGCGCCCGCGGCCGTGCTGGTGAGGCCCGACGGGCACGTGGCGTGGGTGAGTGATGGGAGCGAAGGCGGACTTGCGGAGGCTCTGACGAGATGGTTCGGCGCGGCGCGCTGA
- a CDS encoding ABC transporter ATP-binding protein, which yields MAEPILSIELLTLALPGGADRAFAVEGVSLALHAREILCVVGESGSGKSVCASAAMGLLPKAIRPVAGAIRFEGRDLLRLAPAEWRGLRGRRIAMIFQEPMTALNPVIRIGDQIMEAFEAHEQLTPPERKLRMRALLEEVGLRDLERIVRSYPHQLSGGQRQRAMIAMALALEPSVLVADEPTTALDVTTQAQILRLIRDIQQRRGMAVLFITHDFGVVADIADRVAVMEKGRVVEQGPVEDVLRRPQDPYTRRLLAAVPGGTPPDRAQVKDEPIACAATGLAKTYRGSGWFGAQTEVAAVKDVSFEIRRGETLGLVGESGSGKSTIGRLVMRLTDADAGVVRIGELDFSEARGARLRAARKHMQMVFQDPFASLNPRRRVGRIIADGPIAHGVPAAQAFARAEELLTLVGLDPAAVRRFPHEFSGGQRQRIGIARALALDPEVLVADEPVSALDVSVQAQVLALLETLKQKLRLAVLFITHDLNVAAQVCDRIAVMRLGEIVEIRPTADLLNRPEHPYTQALLAAIPGRQRKAPN from the coding sequence ATGGCCGAACCGATCCTGTCAATTGAGCTGCTGACGCTGGCGCTGCCCGGCGGTGCTGATCGTGCCTTCGCCGTGGAAGGCGTCTCCCTTGCCCTGCACGCGCGGGAGATCCTCTGCGTGGTCGGCGAGTCCGGCTCCGGCAAATCGGTCTGCGCCTCGGCCGCTATGGGGTTGCTTCCGAAAGCCATTCGTCCGGTTGCAGGAGCAATCCGCTTCGAAGGGCGCGATTTGCTGAGACTGGCGCCCGCAGAATGGCGAGGATTGCGTGGGCGGCGCATCGCGATGATCTTCCAGGAGCCGATGACGGCACTCAATCCTGTGATCAGGATCGGTGATCAGATCATGGAGGCATTCGAGGCGCACGAGCAGCTCACCCCGCCCGAGCGGAAGCTGCGCATGCGCGCACTCCTCGAGGAAGTGGGCCTGCGCGACCTGGAGCGGATTGTCCGCAGCTATCCGCATCAGTTGTCGGGCGGCCAGCGTCAGCGCGCCATGATCGCCATGGCGCTGGCGCTCGAGCCGTCGGTCCTGGTGGCGGACGAACCAACCACGGCGCTTGACGTCACCACGCAAGCGCAAATCCTTCGGCTCATCCGCGACATCCAGCAGCGGCGCGGCATGGCGGTGCTTTTCATCACACATGATTTCGGCGTCGTCGCCGACATCGCGGACCGCGTCGCGGTCATGGAGAAGGGGCGGGTGGTTGAACAGGGGCCGGTCGAAGATGTTCTTAGGCGCCCACAAGATCCCTATACACGCCGGCTGCTCGCTGCCGTACCGGGGGGAACCCCGCCGGATCGGGCGCAAGTCAAGGACGAGCCGATTGCCTGTGCGGCGACCGGGCTTGCAAAGACTTATCGGGGAAGCGGATGGTTTGGAGCGCAGACCGAGGTCGCGGCGGTCAAGGACGTAAGCTTCGAGATCCGGCGCGGCGAGACGCTCGGCCTGGTCGGCGAGTCGGGCTCGGGCAAGAGCACGATCGGACGATTGGTGATGCGTCTCACCGACGCAGATGCCGGCGTGGTCCGCATCGGCGAACTTGATTTCTCCGAGGCTCGCGGAGCGCGTCTACGGGCCGCCCGCAAACATATGCAGATGGTTTTCCAGGATCCGTTTGCCTCGCTCAATCCGCGCCGCCGCGTCGGACGGATCATCGCCGACGGTCCAATCGCGCACGGAGTTCCGGCGGCACAGGCCTTCGCGCGCGCCGAGGAGCTTTTGACACTCGTTGGTCTCGATCCGGCCGCTGTGCGACGCTTTCCGCATGAGTTTTCCGGTGGGCAGCGCCAGCGGATCGGCATTGCGCGCGCGCTGGCGCTCGACCCGGAGGTCCTGGTCGCGGACGAACCTGTGTCGGCGCTCGACGTCTCGGTCCAGGCGCAGGTGCTCGCGCTGCTCGAGACGCTGAAGCAGAAGCTGCGGCTCGCGGTGCTGTTCATCACCCACGATCTCAACGTTGCGGCGCAGGTCTGCGATCGAATTGCCGTCATGCGTCTTGGTGAGATCGTCGAGATCAGGCCGACCGCAGACCTGCTCAATCGGCCTGAGCATCCCTATACGCAGGCCTTGCTGGCCGCGATTCCGGGGCGGCAACGGAAAGCGCCGAACTGA
- a CDS encoding VOC family protein encodes MSPSGALIAILPCNDLDASERFYARLGFARPDSERPARGEADTYRMLSNGHGGYLHLTDAVEGWLTPGRNPFGLYLYLEDVDTAAREFQQSAEDKPWGMYEFAISDPDETLVRVGWPTRLRGGGR; translated from the coding sequence ATGAGCCCGTCCGGAGCCCTGATCGCGATCCTGCCGTGCAACGACCTCGATGCGTCGGAGCGGTTCTACGCCAGGCTGGGCTTTGCGCGCCCGGACAGCGAAAGGCCGGCGCGAGGCGAGGCGGACACCTATCGCATGCTGTCGAACGGGCACGGCGGATATCTGCATCTGACCGACGCGGTCGAGGGATGGCTGACGCCGGGTCGTAACCCCTTCGGGCTCTATCTTTATCTCGAGGACGTCGACACTGCCGCGCGCGAGTTTCAGCAATCGGCGGAAGACAAGCCGTGGGGGATGTACGAATTTGCGATCTCTGATCCGGATGAGACGTTGGTGCGGGTGGGGTGGCCGACACGGCTGCGCGGTGGGGGACGATAA
- the ggt gene encoding gamma-glutamyltransferase, which produces MSWRQRDFMVPGRSLAVGDRGMVAASHPAVTLAAVEILRSGGNAVDAAIGAIALQGVIDPHMTGIGGDCFAIYAPASGKPVAINGSGRAPAKAELGWFRQSGLTSIPDDSPHAVTIPGAVDAWCRLSADYGSKALDEVLAPAIQAAENGFVVTPRAALDWARYANRIERHRTGVPVYLPGGAAPDVGGRLGHPALGATLRRIAREGRAAFYEGAVAEEIVAVLQAMGGLMTLEDLASARPEYVEPISADYRDHQIWQCPPNGQGVAALLIARILAGFDMADPALGEADRIHLLAEATKAAYRQRDALIADPLFRPFDIDALLSEASVGALRSRISRGRASAPTDFDMPVHRDTAYVAVVDRDGNMVSLINSLFFAFGSGIYAPRSGVLLQNRGSGFSLVDGHPNAIAPRKRPFHTIIPGLLARHGKPVMAFGVMGGQYQATGHVQILSGMLDRGWDVQQSSDAPRSFAFDGVLTLEPTISSSVADDLIGRGHRVIWADEPLGGCQAVHIDVRRGVMFGASDHRKDGIALAA; this is translated from the coding sequence ATGAGCTGGCGACAGCGCGATTTCATGGTGCCGGGACGGTCCCTGGCGGTCGGCGATCGGGGTATGGTCGCGGCCTCTCACCCCGCTGTCACGCTGGCTGCGGTCGAAATCCTGCGGAGCGGCGGTAACGCCGTCGACGCCGCGATCGGTGCCATTGCTCTTCAGGGCGTCATCGATCCGCACATGACCGGCATCGGTGGCGATTGCTTTGCGATTTATGCGCCCGCCTCAGGCAAACCCGTCGCCATCAACGGTTCGGGTCGAGCGCCGGCGAAGGCAGAGCTTGGCTGGTTCCGGCAGTCGGGATTGACGTCGATCCCGGACGACTCGCCCCATGCGGTGACAATTCCAGGCGCTGTCGATGCCTGGTGCCGGCTCTCTGCCGATTATGGTTCAAAAGCGCTGGACGAGGTTTTGGCGCCTGCGATCCAGGCGGCCGAGAATGGTTTCGTGGTGACTCCACGTGCCGCCCTGGACTGGGCACGCTACGCCAATCGCATCGAACGGCATCGGACCGGTGTGCCGGTGTATCTGCCCGGTGGAGCTGCGCCCGACGTCGGCGGCAGGCTCGGCCATCCTGCCCTCGGCGCAACGTTGCGCCGGATCGCGCGTGAAGGACGGGCCGCGTTCTACGAAGGCGCTGTTGCCGAAGAAATCGTCGCAGTTCTGCAGGCGATGGGCGGACTGATGACGCTCGAGGATCTGGCGAGTGCCCGGCCTGAATACGTGGAGCCGATCAGTGCCGACTATCGTGATCATCAGATCTGGCAATGCCCGCCGAACGGCCAGGGCGTCGCGGCACTGTTGATCGCCCGAATCCTTGCCGGCTTCGATATGGCCGATCCGGCGCTCGGCGAGGCAGACCGCATCCATCTTTTGGCCGAGGCGACCAAGGCGGCCTACCGGCAGCGCGATGCGCTCATCGCGGATCCCTTGTTCCGTCCGTTCGATATCGACGCGCTGCTCTCGGAGGCATCAGTCGGGGCCCTGCGCTCCCGCATCAGCCGCGGGCGCGCGAGCGCACCAACGGACTTCGACATGCCTGTGCATCGTGATACCGCCTACGTCGCGGTCGTCGATCGCGACGGCAACATGGTGTCTCTCATCAATTCGCTGTTCTTCGCTTTCGGGAGCGGCATCTACGCTCCTCGCTCTGGCGTGTTGCTGCAGAACAGAGGTTCGGGGTTCTCACTCGTCGACGGGCACCCCAATGCCATCGCGCCACGAAAACGTCCGTTCCACACCATTATTCCAGGTCTGTTGGCCAGGCATGGCAAGCCGGTCATGGCTTTTGGCGTGATGGGCGGTCAATATCAGGCGACAGGGCATGTGCAGATCCTGAGCGGCATGCTTGATCGCGGTTGGGATGTTCAGCAGTCCTCGGACGCGCCACGCAGCTTTGCATTCGACGGCGTGCTGACGCTCGAACCTACGATTTCCTCCTCGGTGGCTGATGATTTGATCGGTCGCGGCCATCGTGTGATCTGGGCCGACGAACCGCTGGGAGGTTGCCAGGCCGTGCACATCGATGTTCGCAGGGGCGTCATGTTTGGCGCGTCGGATCATCGCAAGGACGGCATCGCATTGGCGGCGTGA